One Calditrichia bacterium DNA window includes the following coding sequences:
- a CDS encoding SpoIIE family protein phosphatase has protein sequence MQFFDTNPNRFRIFFSILAASMLVVAFVSLYRFASSPTDENVFRTSPSDLYITHNIPAQQIFTTDFPASEQRPNVVFDTIRVGDLILSINDEVMTRPKHIQEFLDKLSPDSSFNLVVFRPSISDGIEFKVQRSSLSDSSFRDIPATVYVSQVTRGGASDRAGLQVGDLIHRINNQRFKDEVEAQQILREGQSGNTLAYDIIRNNNNLTLSITLASVGIRLAALILILSGLVYILMGIFIAIIRPQFKAARLLGLSFIALGFFLMIIYPTISSRFTPYDNFTFFREVFTLICVFYSFPLWLHMAHYFPIERDELRKRKWIRYGSYGLATLFFSLVIVTGNYFFFPIGFITLGIYNNIPWFFRKERSDEYKKFNRIIFHTSLAIGAIILLMLVGLIAFEATFGSRAPGAPPPNGIFTDFFRGYFGLPLMLIPFAYLFTIGHYRLLDLDLRVKRNIQYSIVSMIWSIALLAVLLKALFYLPEMSLNLPNIKFEGSFIEVLDQPMDDQDRINTEKLAVIFLGIFLTWGAWRFRRFVQRFIDLKFDRAQFDYRKAASELAEVMAAQFTMEALADGIVRKLAELMQVKQVGVLFFRNEKECCCSVVYGLQESRWKNFSDSINTRIIKVIQTNKADYRFSVDYLPDDIQVLFEQNGFKHIIAIRSKEKLVGVLLIGEKRSESPFHKDDLMFLAAVAKQASVAIENAFLYDELAEQERMRHELNIARRIQLASLPQTTPKISGLDIAGISIPAQEVGGDYYDYLNGAAADLTVIIGDVSGKGTSAALYMSKVQGIMRSLNDFGLSPRDLFIRANQLLIKDMEKQSFITAMGAAFDAKKQVMQLARAGHSPLYHFCAATGAVNLHTPKGIGLGLTKSEHFSKSLEELELHYAPGDVFLFITDGITEAQNTAHLEYGDAELLDLLKQCNGHSAKRLRDQIIASVNQFAGAMPQHDDLTVVVVKAI, from the coding sequence ATGCAATTTTTTGATACAAACCCCAATCGGTTCCGGATATTTTTTTCGATTCTTGCTGCCAGTATGTTAGTGGTGGCATTTGTAAGTTTGTATCGTTTTGCCAGCTCACCAACGGATGAAAATGTCTTCCGCACCTCGCCCAGCGATTTATACATTACCCACAACATTCCGGCACAACAAATTTTTACCACAGATTTCCCGGCAAGCGAACAACGCCCGAACGTGGTTTTCGATACCATCCGGGTTGGCGATTTGATTTTGAGCATCAACGACGAAGTGATGACGCGCCCGAAACATATTCAGGAATTTTTGGATAAATTATCGCCCGATTCCAGCTTTAACCTGGTTGTATTTCGCCCGTCCATTTCCGACGGGATCGAATTTAAGGTGCAGCGCAGCAGCTTGTCGGATTCCAGTTTCCGGGATATTCCGGCAACGGTTTATGTGAGCCAGGTTACCCGAGGCGGCGCATCCGATCGCGCCGGATTGCAGGTTGGCGATCTCATTCACCGCATCAACAACCAGCGGTTTAAAGATGAAGTGGAAGCGCAGCAAATCCTCCGCGAAGGGCAAAGCGGCAATACGCTGGCATACGATATCATTCGCAATAACAACAACTTAACGCTATCGATCACATTGGCAAGCGTGGGCATTCGGCTGGCTGCGCTGATCCTTATTTTATCCGGATTGGTGTATATTTTGATGGGCATTTTTATTGCCATAATTCGCCCGCAATTTAAAGCGGCGCGGCTGTTGGGGTTGAGTTTTATTGCGTTGGGCTTTTTCCTGATGATTATCTATCCGACAATTTCCAGCCGGTTTACGCCATACGATAATTTCACTTTTTTCCGGGAAGTGTTCACCCTGATTTGTGTATTTTACAGCTTTCCGCTGTGGCTGCACATGGCCCATTACTTTCCCATCGAACGCGATGAATTGCGCAAACGCAAATGGATTCGCTACGGATCGTACGGGTTGGCAACCCTGTTTTTCAGTTTGGTAATTGTTACCGGAAATTACTTTTTCTTCCCCATCGGCTTTATTACTTTGGGTATATACAATAATATACCATGGTTTTTCAGGAAAGAACGCTCGGATGAATACAAAAAATTCAACCGGATCATTTTTCACACATCGCTGGCTATCGGCGCCATTATTTTGCTGATGCTGGTTGGTTTAATTGCATTTGAAGCCACATTTGGTTCCCGCGCACCGGGCGCTCCGCCGCCAAACGGCATTTTCACCGACTTTTTCCGGGGATATTTTGGATTGCCGCTGATGCTGATTCCCTTTGCATATCTGTTTACCATTGGGCATTACCGGCTGCTGGATCTGGATTTGCGGGTGAAACGCAACATCCAATACAGTATCGTTTCGATGATCTGGTCTATCGCTTTGCTGGCAGTTTTGCTGAAAGCGCTGTTTTATCTGCCGGAAATGTCGCTCAATTTACCGAATATCAAATTCGAAGGCTCGTTCATCGAAGTGCTGGATCAACCGATGGATGATCAGGACCGCATCAATACCGAAAAGCTGGCGGTTATCTTTTTGGGCATTTTTCTGACCTGGGGCGCATGGCGATTCCGCCGATTTGTGCAGCGGTTTATCGATTTAAAATTTGATCGCGCCCAATTTGACTATAGAAAGGCAGCCAGCGAGCTGGCGGAAGTAATGGCTGCACAATTCACGATGGAAGCACTGGCAGATGGCATCGTGCGCAAATTGGCTGAGCTGATGCAGGTGAAGCAAGTTGGCGTGCTGTTTTTCCGGAACGAAAAAGAATGTTGCTGCTCCGTTGTGTATGGCTTGCAGGAATCCCGTTGGAAAAATTTTAGCGACAGCATCAATACGCGGATCATCAAAGTTATTCAAACGAATAAAGCAGATTATCGGTTCAGCGTGGATTATTTGCCGGATGATATTCAGGTGTTGTTCGAGCAAAACGGGTTCAAACATATCATCGCGATTCGCTCGAAAGAGAAGCTGGTGGGCGTGCTGCTTATCGGCGAAAAACGTTCTGAATCGCCTTTCCACAAAGATGACCTGATGTTTTTGGCCGCGGTTGCGAAACAGGCGTCCGTCGCCATCGAAAACGCCTTTTTATACGACGAACTCGCCGAGCAGGAACGGATGCGCCACGAATTGAACATCGCCCGGCGGATTCAGCTGGCCTCGCTGCCGCAAACCACACCCAAAATTTCCGGGCTGGATATTGCGGGCATCTCCATTCCGGCGCAGGAAGTGGGCGGCGATTATTACGACTATCTGAACGGCGCGGCAGCGGATCTCACCGTAATCATCGGCGATGTGAGCGGGAAAGGGACATCTGCGGCCTTGTATATGTCCAAGGTTCAGGGCATCATGCGTTCGCTGAATGATTTCGGGCTTTCCCCGCGTGATCTGTTTATCCGCGCCAATCAATTACTCATCAAAGATATGGAAAAACAATCGTTTATCACCGCGATGGGCGCAGCGTTCGACGCCAAAAAACAGGTGATGCAACTGGCGCGTGCCGGACATTCGCCGCTGTATCATTTTTGCGCCGCAACCGGTGCCGTCAATTTGCACACACCCAAAGGCATTGGATTGGGGCTCACCAAATCGGAACATTTTTCGAAATCTCTCGAAGAATTGGAATTGCATTACGCCCCCGGCGATGTGTTTTTGTTTATTACAGACGGCATCACCGAAGCGCAAAATACCGCGCATTTGGAATACGGCGATGCCGAACTATTAGATTTGTTGAAACAATGCAACGGGCACAGCGCCAAACGGCTTCGCGATCAGATTATCGCTTCCGTCAACCAATTTGCCGGTGCCATGCCACAGCATGATGACCTCACGGTTGTCGTCGTAAAAGCCATCTAA
- a CDS encoding cysteine--tRNA ligase → MALKLYNTLTRQKEEFVPVTPGRVHIYVCGPTVYSHAHIGHAKSYVNFDVIIRWFRHLGYTVKYVQNITDVGHLVGDADEGEDKLQKKAREEQLDPMQVATTYTWSYFDDMDALGVLRPDISPHATGHIIEQIELIKTLIEKGFAYESNGSVYFDVQKFKDYGKLSGRKVEEMEAGARIAVHDDKHHPADFALWKNADDAHLMRWPSPWGIGYPGWHIECSAMAMKYLGETFDIHGGGLDNMFPHHECEIAQSEAATGKPFVKYWLHNNTLTMNGEKMSKSLGNVLNVKDALMQYSKETLRTFLLSSHYRSRLDFSEDAVKAAEQGLTRLTNTVNSLQKAQANASDTKDFSAPFSPQSYRDLFVDAMNDDFNAPKGIGVLFDLAKATNSYLADAKVHHAPFLAEIAAIFQEFGVDVLGIIPEGGAKNSADHSDLIEKLVLLNIDIRGELRKAKNWALSDKLRDGLKAAGITIKDKPDGTADWEIE, encoded by the coding sequence ATGGCGCTGAAATTATACAACACGCTCACACGACAAAAAGAAGAATTTGTGCCCGTAACGCCCGGAAGGGTTCACATTTACGTTTGCGGACCAACGGTTTACAGCCATGCGCACATCGGTCACGCCAAAAGTTACGTCAATTTTGATGTGATCATCCGCTGGTTCCGCCACCTCGGCTACACAGTGAAATACGTGCAAAACATTACCGATGTCGGGCATTTGGTTGGCGATGCAGACGAAGGTGAAGACAAACTGCAAAAAAAGGCACGGGAAGAGCAACTCGATCCCATGCAGGTGGCAACCACATATACCTGGAGCTATTTCGATGATATGGACGCGCTGGGCGTGCTGCGCCCGGATATTTCGCCGCACGCGACCGGGCATATTATTGAGCAAATCGAGTTGATCAAAACGCTTATCGAAAAAGGATTCGCATACGAATCCAATGGCTCGGTGTATTTTGATGTGCAAAAATTTAAGGATTACGGCAAACTAAGCGGACGCAAAGTTGAAGAGATGGAAGCCGGTGCGCGCATTGCGGTGCATGACGACAAACACCATCCGGCAGATTTCGCGCTGTGGAAAAACGCGGACGACGCACATTTGATGCGTTGGCCATCGCCGTGGGGCATCGGTTATCCCGGCTGGCACATCGAATGCTCGGCGATGGCGATGAAATATCTCGGCGAAACTTTCGATATTCACGGCGGCGGGCTAGACAACATGTTCCCGCATCACGAATGCGAAATCGCCCAAAGCGAAGCCGCAACCGGCAAACCGTTTGTGAAATATTGGCTGCACAACAACACGCTAACGATGAACGGCGAAAAAATGAGCAAATCGCTGGGCAACGTTTTGAACGTAAAAGATGCACTGATGCAATATTCAAAAGAAACACTGCGCACATTTTTGTTGAGTAGCCACTATCGCAGCCGGTTGGATTTCAGCGAAGACGCCGTGAAAGCCGCGGAACAGGGACTTACCCGGCTCACCAACACAGTTAACAGCCTGCAAAAAGCGCAGGCAAACGCGTCCGACACCAAAGATTTTTCCGCGCCCTTTTCGCCGCAATCGTATCGCGATCTGTTTGTTGACGCGATGAACGACGATTTCAATGCGCCAAAAGGTATCGGTGTGCTGTTCGATCTCGCCAAAGCAACCAACTCGTATCTCGCCGATGCAAAAGTGCATCACGCGCCGTTTTTGGCGGAAATTGCAGCGATTTTTCAGGAATTTGGCGTAGATGTGTTGGGAATTATCCCGGAAGGCGGTGCCAAAAATTCAGCAGACCACAGCGACCTCATTGAAAAACTGGTACTGCTAAACATCGATATTCGCGGCGAATTGCGCAAAGCCAAAAACTGGGCGCTTTCCGACAAACTCCGCGACGGGTTGAAAGCCGCCGGCATCACCATCAAAGACAAACCCGACGGCACCGCAGATTGGGAAATTGAGTAA
- a CDS encoding SDR family NAD(P)-dependent oxidoreductase, whose translation MAAPKAIIIGASTGIGEALAIELANNGYEIGLTSRREHLLSELAEKLPTKSYFRAMDVAKHDEAIRILNDLFAEMGDVDLVVINAGISLKSHADWQSEKAVIDVNVTGFVAMFNASWAYFLQRGSGHIAGISSIASYKGFHRNSVYCASKAFISNYMQGFRQKAHRKKVNITVSDIRPGFVATPMTEHNKGMFWVAPPEKAAKQIYSALRRKRSHAFITKRWRFAAWFIQLIPDWIFVRLPA comes from the coding sequence ATGGCAGCACCCAAAGCGATTATTATTGGCGCATCCACAGGAATCGGCGAAGCGCTGGCAATAGAGCTGGCTAACAACGGTTACGAAATCGGGCTAACTTCCCGACGTGAACATCTGCTGAGCGAATTGGCAGAAAAATTGCCGACAAAAAGCTATTTTCGTGCAATGGACGTTGCCAAACATGACGAGGCAATTCGCATTTTAAATGATCTTTTTGCCGAAATGGGCGATGTCGATTTGGTGGTGATCAATGCAGGAATTTCTCTGAAATCGCATGCGGACTGGCAGAGCGAAAAAGCGGTGATCGACGTGAATGTTACCGGATTTGTGGCAATGTTCAATGCATCGTGGGCGTATTTTTTGCAACGCGGCAGCGGGCATATTGCAGGGATTTCGTCGATTGCGTCGTATAAAGGCTTTCACCGGAATTCGGTTTATTGCGCCTCTAAAGCATTTATTTCCAACTACATGCAGGGCTTTCGCCAAAAGGCGCATCGCAAAAAAGTAAACATCACGGTTTCGGATATTCGCCCGGGATTTGTGGCAACGCCGATGACCGAGCACAACAAAGGCATGTTTTGGGTAGCACCCCCGGAAAAAGCAGCAAAACAAATTTATTCTGCTCTTCGCCGAAAGCGGTCGCACGCATTTATCACAAAACGCTGGCGTTTTGCAGCCTGGTTTATTCAGCTAATCCCGGACTGGATTTTCGTGCGTTTGCCCGCTTAA
- a CDS encoding OmpA family protein, whose translation MRNEYHNNLHKKLSAMDEMNRPENLETGDEWLTSYSDLMTLLMTFFVLLASISSIDASKFEQVANSMSNAVGDVDTPQKSLEEVYKDVNTMLTEENLSAEVKAEKTPQGVAISVPGAYLFQSGSADISPQAQPLIKRIAEIIRSVPYNVAIEGHTDDVPIQTREFPSNWELSAARASGIVRFLIDQGIYSRRLRAVGFSDTQPIVPNIDPMTGVISPENRARNRRVVIRFLAF comes from the coding sequence ATGCGAAACGAATATCACAATAATTTGCACAAAAAGCTATCCGCGATGGACGAAATGAATCGCCCGGAAAATTTGGAAACCGGTGATGAATGGCTCACTTCGTACTCCGACTTGATGACGCTTCTGATGACATTTTTTGTGCTGCTCGCCTCAATTTCATCCATCGACGCCAGCAAATTTGAACAGGTTGCAAACTCGATGTCCAACGCCGTTGGCGACGTGGATACGCCTCAAAAAAGCCTCGAAGAAGTATATAAAGATGTAAACACAATGCTCACCGAAGAAAATTTATCGGCGGAAGTGAAAGCGGAAAAAACGCCGCAAGGGGTTGCGATCAGCGTTCCCGGCGCATATTTGTTTCAGTCGGGAAGTGCGGATATTTCGCCGCAGGCGCAACCGTTGATCAAACGAATTGCAGAAATTATCCGCTCAGTTCCGTATAATGTCGCCATCGAAGGGCACACGGATGATGTGCCGATCCAAACCCGCGAGTTCCCATCCAATTGGGAGCTTTCTGCCGCGCGTGCCAGCGGAATTGTTCGTTTTCTTATCGATCAGGGCATTTATTCCCGCAGGCTTCGGGCAGTTGGTTTTTCCGATACCCAACCGATTGTGCCGAATATCGATCCGATGACCGGCGTCATTTCCCCGGAAAACCGTGCGCGCAACCGTCGGGTTGTCATCCGCTTTTTGGCGTTTTAA
- a CDS encoding MotA/TolQ/ExbB proton channel family protein, protein MSRTTIMGIIISVGILFFAVTMQTVSVMAFINPSGLAIVMGGTAAAALTSYSINDIIRVFKVFAIVMQKQSIQLGSYVSVMTKIAERVRIRGLLSLQNEVKGLPDPFLRDGLQMLIDGYAPEELRDIMDQRIINHKIRENNDARIFRTMARFAPAFGMLGTVIGLIAMLQKMSGSNMENLGPSMAVALVTTFYGLILANMVFNPIAEKLERRTEERIVLMSMIVDGLVLIGEQWHPAKIHDSLNSFLAPGQRKIPNRQNY, encoded by the coding sequence ATGTCACGAACAACAATTATGGGCATTATTATTTCGGTTGGGATATTATTTTTTGCCGTTACCATGCAGACAGTTTCCGTTATGGCTTTCATTAATCCTTCCGGATTGGCAATTGTTATGGGCGGAACAGCCGCTGCTGCGTTAACCAGTTATTCGATAAATGATATCATTCGTGTATTTAAGGTTTTTGCTATTGTTATGCAAAAACAGAGTATTCAACTTGGTAGCTATGTTTCGGTAATGACCAAAATTGCGGAACGTGTTCGTATCCGCGGGCTTTTGTCGCTGCAAAACGAAGTGAAAGGCTTGCCCGACCCATTTTTGCGTGATGGCTTGCAAATGCTGATCGACGGATATGCGCCGGAAGAACTCCGCGATATTATGGATCAACGCATCATCAATCACAAAATAAGGGAAAATAACGACGCCCGCATTTTCCGAACGATGGCGCGTTTTGCGCCAGCTTTCGGGATGCTCGGAACGGTTATCGGGCTTATTGCCATGCTTCAAAAAATGTCCGGTAGTAATATGGAAAATTTGGGTCCGAGCATGGCTGTGGCGCTCGTAACAACTTTTTACGGACTGATTTTGGCGAATATGGTGTTTAACCCGATTGCCGAGAAGCTGGAACGCCGCACCGAAGAACGGATTGTGCTGATGAGCATGATTGTCGATGGTCTGGTGCTGATCGGTGAACAATGGCATCCAGCCAAAATTCACGATTCGCTGAACTCGTTTTTAGCCCCGGGGCAGCGAAAAATTCCCAACAGGCAGAATTACTAA
- a CDS encoding integration host factor subunit beta — MTVTKADIVKLLSDSTGLTKTDVESVVNGFLYNVIDSVQTGERVEIRGFGSFYSKEREARTVKNPRTKKIVSVDHRFVPVFRPAKHFRENVNEQQLAKKGKSG, encoded by the coding sequence ATGACTGTTACAAAAGCAGATATCGTTAAACTGTTATCAGATTCAACTGGACTTACCAAAACAGATGTGGAGTCGGTGGTAAACGGTTTTCTGTATAACGTAATCGATAGCGTTCAGACTGGTGAACGCGTAGAGATAAGAGGATTCGGTAGCTTCTATTCGAAAGAACGCGAAGCAAGAACCGTTAAAAATCCACGGACGAAGAAAATCGTTTCCGTTGATCACCGATTTGTTCCGGTATTCAGACCGGCCAAGCATTTTCGCGAGAATGTTAATGAACAGCAGCTCGCTAAAAAAGGTAAGTCAGGATAA
- a CDS encoding tetratricopeptide repeat protein has product MAKTCSKCKATLPADAKFCSHCGTNLEVKTQTCSSCKQENNAEASFCTKCGHDLNNKSSKRRSTPVTKAKSSAPVFTQKQIVPLAAMGLLAIIITVAFYYTNFWEPLQSKQVQQANPHNHPTEEQAAQQSTEHSEDDGHFHPPSDEELAAIAEQLKSNPDDLTLNVQMGNMLFDGGKYEDAIPYYRKSLSIDPNNPDVIVDLGVCFFNMQQYEKAKEQFELAHNLDSNHVNALYNLGVVAVQNGEVNQLVQYWSRLQEVAPNSPQAQRAMQVLNQIHQEVNEFESGDANKSE; this is encoded by the coding sequence ATGGCAAAAACTTGTTCGAAGTGTAAAGCAACTTTGCCGGCTGATGCAAAGTTTTGCTCTCACTGCGGAACAAATTTGGAAGTTAAAACCCAAACTTGTTCAAGTTGCAAACAAGAAAACAACGCAGAAGCATCTTTTTGCACAAAATGTGGACATGATTTAAATAATAAATCTTCAAAAAGAAGATCGACACCTGTCACAAAAGCAAAATCTTCTGCGCCTGTTTTCACCCAAAAGCAAATTGTGCCTTTGGCAGCTATGGGCTTATTGGCTATCATTATTACTGTAGCCTTCTATTACACGAATTTTTGGGAACCCTTACAAAGTAAGCAGGTTCAGCAGGCGAATCCGCATAATCACCCAACGGAAGAACAAGCGGCGCAACAAAGTACTGAGCATAGTGAGGATGATGGACATTTTCATCCACCCAGCGATGAAGAACTGGCTGCAATTGCAGAACAGTTGAAATCCAACCCGGATGATCTGACGTTAAATGTTCAAATGGGAAACATGCTTTTCGACGGTGGAAAATATGAAGATGCTATCCCTTATTATCGGAAATCGCTTTCAATCGACCCTAATAATCCGGATGTAATTGTGGATTTAGGTGTTTGCTTTTTCAATATGCAACAATATGAAAAAGCGAAAGAGCAGTTTGAATTGGCACATAATCTGGACAGTAATCATGTTAACGCGCTTTATAATTTGGGCGTTGTTGCCGTTCAAAATGGTGAAGTAAACCAATTGGTGCAATACTGGAGCAGACTTCAGGAAGTTGCACCCAATTCCCCCCAAGCTCAGCGAGCGATGCAGGTGCTAAACCAGATTCATCAGGAAGTTAATGAATTCGAATCCGGTGACGCTAATAAATCTGAATAG
- the xseA gene encoding exodeoxyribonuclease VII large subunit gives MKTYSVSQLTRDIKSVLEQSFPRLWVEGEISNYKRHSSGHIYFTLKDESAQISCAMWKFRAAQLAFLPQDGIKVLVEGDVQVYERSGNYQLIIQQIQPAGVGALQMAFEQLKRRLLAEGLFDDAHKKTLPPFPGSVGVITSPTGAAIRDIVSVIQRRSPATKIVLLPVRVQGAGAAEEIAAAIGTFNKYQNVDVLIVGRGGGSLEDLWAFNEEIVARAIFDSTVPVISAVGHEVDFSIADFVADHRAPTPSAAAEIAVRDWREIQGQLNYFHEKMGSLLHKRLDNLRDQLTNWQNSYAFRRPLDLVFQHRQRLDELQRSLTNNVNHAIQMRQVNLKHIQTQLNSLNPDAILKRGYSIATRNGKILTDASQLANGDSVHIRLASGGFDSTVTSVEPSDAQENTP, from the coding sequence ATGAAAACCTACTCCGTATCTCAACTTACCCGCGACATCAAATCAGTATTGGAACAGAGCTTTCCCCGACTTTGGGTGGAAGGCGAGATATCCAATTACAAACGCCATTCTTCCGGACATATTTATTTTACCCTGAAAGATGAATCTGCCCAAATCAGTTGCGCGATGTGGAAATTCCGTGCCGCCCAGCTTGCTTTTTTACCCCAGGATGGAATAAAAGTGCTGGTTGAAGGCGATGTTCAGGTTTATGAGCGCAGTGGAAATTATCAGCTGATTATCCAGCAGATTCAGCCGGCTGGCGTTGGTGCGTTACAAATGGCCTTCGAGCAACTCAAACGGCGATTGCTTGCAGAAGGATTATTTGATGACGCTCATAAAAAAACGCTACCACCTTTCCCGGGATCGGTTGGGGTTATCACCTCGCCTACCGGTGCAGCGATACGAGATATCGTCAGCGTAATACAGCGACGTTCGCCGGCAACCAAAATTGTGTTGTTACCCGTTCGCGTGCAGGGCGCTGGAGCAGCGGAAGAAATTGCGGCTGCTATTGGAACATTCAACAAATACCAAAATGTTGACGTGTTAATCGTCGGGCGTGGCGGCGGTTCGCTGGAAGATTTATGGGCATTTAACGAGGAAATTGTGGCTCGGGCAATTTTTGATTCAACCGTTCCGGTGATATCGGCAGTCGGTCACGAAGTCGATTTTTCGATTGCCGATTTTGTTGCCGATCACCGCGCACCGACACCTTCCGCAGCAGCGGAAATTGCGGTTCGCGATTGGCGGGAAATACAGGGTCAGCTCAATTATTTTCACGAAAAAATGGGCAGCTTGCTCCACAAAAGATTGGATAATTTGCGCGACCAATTGACTAACTGGCAGAACAGCTACGCATTCCGGCGACCGCTGGATTTGGTTTTTCAGCATCGCCAACGGCTGGATGAATTGCAGCGCAGTTTGACAAACAATGTTAATCACGCCATCCAAATGAGGCAGGTCAACCTGAAACATATTCAAACGCAGCTCAACTCACTCAATCCGGACGCTATTTTGAAACGCGGTTACAGCATTGCAACCCGAAATGGCAAAATCCTCACCGACGCATCACAGCTTGCAAACGGCGATTCGGTGCATATCCGGCTGGCATCGGGTGGGTTTGACAGCACCGTAACATCTGTCGAACCATCTGATGCACAGGAAAACACACCCTGA
- the xseB gene encoding exodeoxyribonuclease VII small subunit yields MAAKKITFENAFQRLEEITRKLEDNSVGLETSVELYKEGMDLLKICSGKLSEAEKTIYKLTQKADGSFEETPLDTE; encoded by the coding sequence ATGGCAGCAAAAAAAATTACATTTGAGAACGCGTTCCAACGGCTGGAAGAAATCACCCGAAAGCTCGAAGATAACAGCGTGGGTCTGGAAACGTCGGTAGAATTATACAAAGAAGGTATGGATTTACTCAAAATCTGTTCCGGCAAATTGAGCGAAGCAGAAAAAACAATTTATAAATTGACGCAAAAAGCGGATGGCTCTTTCGAGGAAACGCCGTTGGATACCGAGTAG